The Punica granatum isolate Tunisia-2019 chromosome 4, ASM765513v2, whole genome shotgun sequence genome has a window encoding:
- the LOC116202410 gene encoding E3 ubiquitin-protein ligase ATL6-like gives MGNHNHPPLPNHSRSSLPRPNHGPTTSRPAALTPLLLLLLLLLQLHPAAGQNDAGTPPPNQQPGPYPYGQRFNPSMAIIMVVLVSAFFLMGFLSVYIRQCAAYRFRGGASDQTERPYLFGLGAARGIDTSVIDSFPTFQYSSVKGLKIGKGSLECAVCLNEFEDDDVLRLLPRCNHVFHSNCIDVWLSSHNTCPVCRDNLLPKPGEKFDPPILDVAEPEPIVPTSDMPDQVRVCVEDERGTNLESQLPSQVDISSPPTNKSRPPRSRSTGMRFARLLPFPRSHSTGHSWVQPGEDHERFTLRLPEDVRIEIIRTASLNRANSCATAFPRSRSARTGYRRSDRNGGGRSIRGRNYFNYERFDQEDQAGRWGFSGTPPFIGRTRSVRSAKGDDIAMTPPQSRPETLPPISPLFIGKDGDDDDRSSDRLQPPDSQV, from the exons ATGGGCAATCATAATCATCCTCCTCTGCCCAATCACAGCCGCTCATCACTCCCCAGACCCAATCATGGCCCCACCACCTCACGGCCTGCTGCTCTCactcctctcctcctcctcctcctcctcctcctccagctGCACCCCGCAGCTGGCCAGAACGACGCCGGCACCCCGCCGCCGAACCAGCAGCCCGGCCCCTACCCCTACGGCCAGAGGTTCAATCCCTCTATGGCCATAATCATGGTGGTCCTGGTCAGCGCCTTTTTCCTCATGGGCTTCCTCTCCGTCTACATACGGCAGTGCGCCGCCTACCGGTTCCGTGGTGGGGCTTCGGACCAGACTGAAAGGCCGTACCTGTTCGGCCTGGGGGCGGCACGTGGTATCGACACGTCCGTGATAGATAGCTTCCCGACGTTCCAGTACTCCTCCGTCAAAGGGCTGAAGATCGGGAAGGGCTCGCTCGAGTGCGCCGTCTGCTTGAATGAGTTCGAGGACGACGACGTTCTCCGGTTGCTTCCGAG GTGTAACCATGTGTTTCATTCCAATTGTATCGATGTGTGGTTATCCTCCCACAACACTTGCCCGGTTTGCCGGGACAACCTCTTGCCGAAACCCGGCGAGAAGTTCGACCCGCCAATCCTTGATGTGGCCGAACCGGAACCGATTGTACCTACCAGTGACATGCCGGACCAAGTGCGCGTTTGTGTCGAGGACGAACGGGGTACGAACTTGGAGTCACAATTACCATCGCAAGTTGATATCTCATCTCCACCGACCAATAAGAGTAGGCCGCCGCGGTCGAGATCAACAGGGATGCGATTCGCTAGATTACTGCCATTCCCTCGTTCACACTCAACGGGCCACTCTTGGGTTCAGCCGGGGGAGGATCATGAGCGGTTCACCCTGCGGTTGCCTGAGGATGTTCGGATTGAGATAATTAGGACTGCAAGCCTGAACCGGGCAAACAGCTGCGCCACGGCCTTTCCTCGTTCAAGGAGTGCGAGGACAGGCTATAGGAGGAGCGATAGAAATGGCGGCGGGAGGAGCATACGCGGGAGGAACTACTTCAACTACGAGCGGTTCGATCAGGAAGACCAGGCTGGTCGGTGGGGTTTCTCAGGGACTCCTCCATTCATCGGGAGGACCCGTTCAGTCCGGTCTGCAAAGGGTGATGATATAGCGATGACCCCACCGCAGTCCAGGCCGGAGACATTGCCACCAATTAGCCCGCTGTTCATCGGAAAGGACGGCGACGACGATGACCGATCATCTGACAGACTGCAGCCTCCAGATAGTCAAGTTTAG